Part of the Aggregatilinea lenta genome, CGCAGTTCGTCCAGCACGGCGACTGTAAACTCACGTGCGGGCTGCTCCGCCGCCGGGAACAGCGGCACGCCCTCCGGCTGGTGCAGCACGTCCCACAATGGCAGCGGCGTTTCGCTCTCGTCCGTGACCAGCCGCAGCGCCAGCAGCGCGTCGTCGCTGAATGCGAACAGCGGCGAGCGTAGTGTCACCGCCAGCGCGAGATCGTCCGCCGGGTTGTGCAGCGCGCGCAGCAAATGCAGCAGGTCCCACACCTCAGCCCGGTCGAAATAACCCTTGCCCGCCACGGTCACATAATCCAGATTCGCCGCCTTGAACACCTCCTCGTACAGCGGCGCGCGCGTCATCGCCTGGAACAGGATCGCCACGTCGCCGTAGCCTATCGCGCGGTACGCGCCGCGCCCATCACCCCGTGCGAAAACCGGAACAGTTGCGCCCGGCGGCAGGTCGTCGTGCGGCAGATCGCGGTCCCACACCAGCGTCCCGCGCTCCACGAGATCGTGAATGTGCCGCGCCAGTTCCCACGCTTCCCAGCGGCGGCTCTCCTCGGCAGATTCTTTCTCCAGTTTCGGCACGGCGATCACCGTCAACGGGCAGGCGTGCGCCGGGATCGTCTCCGGCTCGCACGGTCGTGCCGCTTCCATGTGTTTGCCCAACTCGACGGCGTAAGGCGAGGCCGCGCCGCCGCTCAGGATGCGCTCGAACAGGGTATTGAATGCCTCGACCAGCGCCGAATGCGTGCGGAACGACCTCGACAGCGGCAGTTCGTCCCCGTTGTGAGCTAATAGATCGTCGCGCACTGCGCCAAACACGGTCACGTCCGCACCGCGAAAGGCATAAATGCTCTGCTTGGGATCGCCCACCACGAACAGCCGCCCGCCCGTGTTCTCGCCTTCACGGATGCCTGCCACCGCGTACACGATGTCACGCTGCGCGTCGTTCGTGTCCTGGAACTCGTCCACCATCACGTGCCGGATCGTCGCCCCAGTGCGCTGTGCGGCGTCCGCGTTCGTCGTCAGCAGTTCGTGCGCGCGGCTTTCCAGATCGTCGAAGTCCAACGCGCGCCGCAGCTGCTTCAGGCTCGCGTACGCCTCGCCCACCGCCGCGATGCCGTCCGCCCAGCACGCCAGCCATACCGCCGCCTGATCGTCACGCTCGCACAACGCGGGCGGCATCTCCTTCAGCGCGGTCCGTGCCCGCTCGCGGATCGCCTTGAGCACGGCTTTGCACTCGGCCAGGGCCTCCTTGCCGCCCCACACCGCCGCCGCGCCTACATTGACCTTGATCCCGCTGCTGAGCGCTTCCAACGCCGCCGTGACCGCTTCGAAATCCCCCGCCCACAGCGCATCGCGCTGGGCGTGCACGTCCGCCCACACCAGCGACAGCTTATCCCCGGCGGGCAGATCGTCCAGCGCGAATGTGTCTAGGTCTTTCCAAAACGCCCCGTCCGCGCGCAGGCTCTGCATCACCGCCGCAATCGCGCTGTCCCACAGATCCCGCCACGCCGCCAGCATCGCATCCGGCGAGTGGTCCAGCGCGCGCAGCGCCGCCTGCGCCTTGCTGTGATCGGCATACGCGCGCAGCGTCTCGCGCACGGACAGCGATCCGTACGCCGGGATCAGCGCTGCGCCGGGGCGATCCTCGCTGCCCAGCCGCGCCAGCGCCAGATCGACCGCGTCCTCGCGCACGATACCCGCTTCGGCCTCGTCCAGCACCTCGAACCGCGGATCGAGGCCGCATTCGGCGGCGTTGGCGCGCAGGATGCGCGTGCACAGGCTGTGAATCGTGCCGATGCGCGCGCTGTCGAGCGCGGCGCGGCACTCCGCCCACCGAGTGCGCGCCCCATCGTCACCTGCCGTGTCCGCCGCCAAGATGCGATCCTCCACGGCGGCTCGGATGCGATCGTTCATTTCGCGCGCGGCCTTCTCCGTGAACGTGATCGCCACCACCTCCGGCAGTGCCCAATCTTCGTGCGTGTCGAGCAGGCGGATGAAGCGCTCCACCAGCACGCGCGTCTTGCCGCTGCCCGCGCCCGCCGTCACGATCAGGTTGCGGTCGTGCTGCGTGATCGCCGCCAGTTGTTCCGCTGTAAAATTCGCCACCCTATCCCGTCCTCCCGCTTACAACGCCGCGACCAGCCGCACGACCACGATCCCCAGCGCAGCCAGCATCAGCAGCGCCGCCGCGCAATTGCGCGGCGATCCGCCGATCTCCCGCAAGCTAAAACCAGGGACTGGCTGGTAGAGCCATGCCGCGCCCGCCAGCAGCACCCACACCGCCCCGCCGACCCAATCGCCGCTGAGCAGGTTAACCAGTCCCAGCGCCAGCACCGCCAGCGCTAAAATCTGCACGCGCCGCATGCGTGTAATTTTCATCGCGCGTTCCTTCTCACAACCAGCCGTCTGCTTTCAAGGTAGGGGGTAGGGCTTGCCCTACCCGGCTTTTCGCTCGGCGGGCGGGGCAAGCCCTGCCCCCTACGAAAGGCCGTGTTCCCCTCGGAAATGCTTAACTTAATGCGTATGGGGCCGGGGGATGAGGTCCGCTCTGCTTTTCCCTATTCCCTGCCCCCGCCTTGCTGAAAACTGACCACTGACAACTTCTTTGGACTACACGAAATCAATGACCAGCAGCACCAGCGCCAGGGCCAGCGCGACCGTCGCCGCGATGACGCGTGGGCTGCGCCGTGACGGCGGTTCGCCCCGGTATGGGTTCGAGAGCAAAATGCTCACGCCCAGCAGCGCCCACACCCCGCCAAGCAGCACGTCCGCCGTCAGGATACTCATAATCCCCAGCGCCAGGAAGATCCCGCCCGTAATTTGCGCCGACCACTTCAACATACCCCGCTCCTTAGTCATCGTCCGGCGTCTCGCCGTCCGGTGAAAACGCGATCTCACCCGCGCCCGGCTTGCGGAACGCGGCGCGCGTCAGGCGGCACAGCCTGCCGAACTCGCAGTACGTCGTGCACAGCCCGCCCGTCACCGTGCCGGGCCGCACCGGGAAGCGCCCCTCCCGCGCCGATTCGACGTTCGCGTGCACGGCCAGCACAGCGTCGGGGATCGCACCGTCCGACGCCACAAGTTCGCCCGATGTCTCCGCATTCTGCAAATGCCAGAACGCCCCGCCACCGACCGCCAACGCTTCGCCGCGCGCGCGCATCAGTTCCTGCGCCGCCAGCACGTACAGCACCATCTGCACCTCGCGCCCGGCACGCATATCGCCCACTTTGCGTTTGGTCGATCCAGTCTTGTAATCGACCAGCCACACCCGATCTCCCGCCGCGTCGATCCGGTCGATGAAGCCGCGCGCGCGCAGTTGCCCCGCCGGGCCGTCGAGCCTGACTTCGACTTCTTTCCCCGGCCCGAATGCGATCTCCTGGGCATACGGCGTGCGCGGTTCGCCCGCCAGCTTGTCGAGCGGCCCCGCGCCGCTGAAATCGAGCATCACCAGCCGCCGCAGCCGCCCCACGATCTCCGCGCGCTCCTGCATCCACACCGGGCCGAGCCGGAAGCCGTACGCCTGCGGCGCGTCGCGGAACACCGCGTCGGCGCTCTCGTCCAGGATCGCCAGCGCGCGATCCGCGCAGTCCGGCGTAATGCTCAGTCCTTCCGCCCCGGCGCGGCGATACGTTTCTTCGAGGATGGCGTGATTGATCGATCCGCGCTGGAGCACGTCCAGGCCCTCTTCCGGCTCCTTGAGTTCCTCCAGCTTCAGCAGCCGCCGCGCGAAGAATTTGTACGCGCACTGCCCGATCTCGTTGAGCTGGCTGGCGCTCCATACGCGGTCCAGGCCCAACCTGTCGCGCACCACGTCGCGCAGCGCCTCGCCGCCGAGCACGCCGGTATAGCCGTCGAAGGGCCGCGCGCCATCTTCGCGCCCGGTCTCGACCGCGCGCCCGCGCAACGCCGCCTGCCACGCTCCGCGTTCGATCAGCGCGTTGTACACGCCCCACACCGCCGAGTCCGCGCCGTCCGGGCGCTCGCCGCTGAAGGCCGCCGCCAGGGCAACCGCCGCCTCACCCACCGTCGCCGCGTCGGCCAGCACAGGCGCGGCCCCGATCACCATGCGCTCGACGTCTTCGTCCGGGTCCACCGCCGCGCACACCGCGCGCCAGTACGGCGACGGCTCCAACAGCGCGCCCTTGTCGTCCACCGTGGCCCGGCTGAGCGTCAGCGTCACGCGCGCCTGCCCCACGACCTGATAAAACAGGCTCATGTCGTCGGCGCGTTCCGCCGCCAGCGGCAGCGGGATGCCGTGCGCGGCCAGCTCGGCGCGTTCGGCTTCCTGTACCAGCGCGTCGTCCGCGACGGGCGCGGGAAATTCGCCCTGGGCCATACCCAGCACGAAGACGTGCGCGTGTGGCAGCCCGCGCAGCTCGAAGACGTCTGTCGCCAGCACGCGCCCCAGGCGGCTCAGCCCGCCCGTCGGCGTGACCGTCGCGCCCTGAATCGCCAGATCCAGCTCGGTGCGGAAGGCGCGCCAGGACATCACGACCGGCTCGGCGTCGCCGTCCACCAGATCGTGCGCCGCACAGATTCCGGCCAGCACGTTGCGCAGCACGCCGAGCGCCGCCACGTCCCGTGCGGCACGTTCCGCGTCCGGGGCGGATCGCGCGCAGGCCAGCACGTCGAAATGATCGCGCGGCTCATCCGCCGGGAGCGCCGCGTCTTCACCGTCCGCGATCTCGTCGTCGGCCTCGGCGGGGTCGGGACCCATCAGCGCCATGATCCAGCCTGCCAACGCGCGCACCGTGCCCTCGCGTGGCGGCGTGATGCGGTCGAAGTGCCGCGCCACCGCCTCAGCCAATGCGCCTGCCGCCAGCAGATCGCCCGCGTCGGGTGGCGTTTCGCCCTCGTCGTCGCGTAGGGTGACGGTCGCTGCTTCGAACGCGTCCAGCCACGTCTCGCGCCCGCGCACGACGACCTGCCGGAAGCTGATGCGCTCCACCACCGCGATCTGCTCGTCGCTCAGGTCGGGCGCGTCCAGATAGGGGCTGCGCAGGCTGTCGATGGTTTCGCGCCGGGGGAAGCCTGCCTCGGCCAGCGCGATCAATTCCAGCACCGCCGCCACCGCCGGATTTTCGCGCAGCGGCGTTTCCTCACGCACGACGAGCGGCAGGTCATACGCGCGCGCCGTCTCGCGCAGCGCGCCGCCATAGCGCACCATGTCCCGCGCCACGACTGCCACCTCGTCCGGCGCGGTCCCGTCCAGCAGCAGGCGCTTGACCCGCCGCAGCACCATCTGCACCTCGCGCACGGGATCGGGCGCTTCGATCAGGCGCACCGCGCCCTGCCCCGGTACGCAGTCGGCGCGCATGCGGAACAGCGACTCCATCAGGTGCTCGAGCGCGGGCGGACGCTCCAATCCGCAGCCGTCCAGCGACTCGTGCCGCCACAGGTCCGGCGCGGCCTGCTCCATGCGCCGCCACGCCTGATCGAGCCGGGCGAAGTGGCGGCCCGGCGCAGGCCCGGTACGCGTCAGGGTCAGCACAGTGCGCCCCACCTGCCGCGCCAGCCCGGACACCAGCCGCGCGTGCAGCGCGTTAAACTGGTCGAAGCCGTCTATCACCAGCAGCCGCACGTGCGATGCCAGCGCCGGGTCGCGCTCGACGTGTTCCAGCGCCAGCCAGCCCGCCCCGTGCCGGTCGACGAGTTGGTGCTGCAGCAGAAATTCCTGGTATCTGGCGTAAATACGCGCCAGATCCCGGTCGCGCGCGGCGCGCGAGCCGGACGCCGCCGCGAACGTTTCCGGCGTGACGAGGCCCTGTTTCAGCTCCGAGATCAGGCTGCCGATCTCCGCGACGAAGCCGGGCAGGTGCGCGATCTGCCCGAACACCTCCAGCCCGTCGCGATCGCGCAGGTCTTCGCCCACCGCCCTCAGCACGTGATGCCGCGCCGACTCGTCGAGCTGCCGCTGCGGATCGCCCGCCAGATCCAGCAGGCGCGCATAGAGCGTGTAGAAGTCGAAGATCTCCACGCCGAACTGCACCGCGTCCTCGCTGCGCGCCACCAATCGCTCGCGAAAGGCGTTGCGCTGCAAGCCCGTCGCCAGCAGCACCCAGATCGCGCCGAACGCCGAGCCGAACGTGCGGGCGCGCAGCACCTCGTCCAGCGCGCGCTCGGTTTTTCCGCAGCCCACCGGCCCCGCGATCAGCGTCGCGTCGGGCGGCACCTCGTGAGGCATCATCGCAAAGAGATCCAACTGCTCAAGGCCCATAATCCTCACCGCTCCTTCTGCCGCGAGTGTAGTGCCGGAGGGGGCAAACGGCAAGAAGGCTAAAGGCAGGTTTAAGTTTTTGGTCGTTAGTAATTAGCCCAAAATACGCGCTCGCAAATGCTGTCCGTCCGAGGCATTGGAACGCGACTTCTGAACAAGCCGGAGCGCAGAACGTCCCTTACCCCGGCGCGCTCATCGAGTCCGTAGGGGCGGGGCTTGCTCCGCCCGTTTTTGCCTTGATACCCTGCCCGCCGTTTGTGTGGCCGCGCAGCAACCAGGCGAAGGAGAGCCTTGAGCTAACCACTAAAAACTAACGACTAAAAACTGCTTTTTCTGCCTTTATCGTATCTTGACGTTTTGGTCATGCGGGCGGAAAATAGCAGGTGCATCTGCAAACCGTTCGAGTTGTGAGTGAGATGAAAGACGACACGTACTTACCCAGTCTGAGACCCCTGTCTCAGATCCCAAACTTCAACCGAATAGCGTAACCCTCGGAAGTTTGGTCTCGTCCCGTACGTCTCCTCACCCTCCGGGGGCTTAACCCGGAGGTGCTCGTGGAAACTCCTATCCTGGATGATATCCTCGCCCGCGTGCGTGACGCGCTGGAACGAGACGACATCGCCGACGCCGTGAACGTGCTGGAAGGGATGCGTCCCCCCGACCAGGCGGAGCTGTTCGCCGAGTTGGAAGACGATCACCAGCTCGCCCTGCTGCCGGAACTGGATCCCACCGACTCGGCGGACATCCTCGAAAAGCTCGACGAAGCCGAAGCTGCCGAGCTGGCCTCGGCCCTGTCGACCGAAACCCTGGCCCACATCATCGACGAAATGGAGCCGGACGAAGCCGCCGACCTGCTGGGCGACATCGATCCCGACCAGGCGCGTGACGTGCTGGCCGCAATGGACGACAGCGACGAGATCCACCCGCTGATGCTGCACGCCGACGACAGCGCGGGCGGCCTGATGACCTCGGACTTCCTCGCGCTGCGCCGCCGCATGACCGCCGGGGAAGCGCTCCAGGCGATCCGCGACTGGCAGCCCGAAAGCGAGTCGATCTACCACCTGTTCGTGGTGGACGCGCAGAACACGCTGGTCGGCGTGGTCAGCCTGCGCCAGTTGATCCTGGCCGGGCCGACGACTCCGCTCACCGACCTGATGGACTCGGACGTGATCTCGGTCACCGTCGGGACCGACCAGGAAGAGTGCGCGCGCGTCATGTCGCGCTACGACCTCGTCGCGCTGCCGGTGGTGGACGCGCAGCGTAAGCTGGTCGGCGTGGTCACCATCGACGACGTGGTGGACGTGCTGGTCGACGAGGCGACCGAAGACATTCAGCGCATGGGCGGCGCGCAGCCGCTGAACCGCTCCTACCTGGAAAGCAGCGTTACCCGCGTGATGCGCACGCGCATTAGCTGGCTGCTGATGCTGTTCGTGACCGAAAGTCTGACCGGCACCGTGCTGCGCCACTTCGAGGGCGAGCTGTCGCAAGTCGTGGCGCTGTCATTCTTCGTGCCGCTGCTGATCGGCACAGGCGGCAATGCCGGGTCACAGACCACCAGCACGATCATCCGCGCGCTGGCCGTCGGCGAGCTGAAGTGGAGCGACGCGATGCACGCGCTGTGGCACGAGCTGCGGGTCGGCATCCTGCTTGGCCTGGGCATGGCGATCGTCGCGTACGTGCGTGCGCTGACGTGGGGCACGTCGTCCGACCTGGCGCTGACGATCTCGCTGACGATCTTCACCATCGTCGTGTGGGCCAACGGGCTTGGCTCGCTGCTGCCCATGCTCGCCACCCGGCTGCACATCGATCCGACGGTCGTGTCCGGCCCGGTGATGAGCACGCTGGTAGACGCCACCGGCCTGTTTATCTACTTTTCAATTGCCCGTATAATCATGGGGTTGTAGCAGCCGTGCGGCGTGTGCCGCACCAGGAGACACCCTAACGTAATCATGTTCTCACCCCGCTCCAACCCGGTCCGGCAGCGCCTCGCGCTTGCCGCGTTGGCCCTGGTGGCGAGCGGGGTGACGTTTGCGCTGGTGATACTGGCCGCCAGGTGGCCGTTGGGTCGCCACGCCGAAACGAGCGTGCCCGCCCTCAGCGTCGCCTATGCGACCAGCCTGCCCACGCCGATCGCGCTGTACGCCGCCATCGATCCGGCACTGATTCCGGCCTACGAGGCGGCTCGCCAGGGCGACCGTGAAGTCGGCTTTCTCTCGCGCGAGATCGCCCCGGTCGGTGTCTACCTGCCAGCGGGCAACACGCTGGCGTTCGAGCTGCCGACTTCAACGCCCTCCTCCACGCCAACCCAGACGCCCACCGTCACCCCTTCGCCTACGATCACGCCCACTGCGACCGCAACGCCGACCATTACCCCTTCCCCGACCAAGGGGCACAGTCCCGCCGTGGCCGCGCCCACCGACCTGCCCCCCAGCGCCACGCCCTCCGCGACGATCACCGCGATCCCGTCGCCCACGCCGCATCCCACCGCGACGCCGCTCGCCAGCTTCACGCCTGCGCCGGTCGCGCTGCTGTCGCCGCCCGGTGTGACCTGCGCGCCGACCGGCTGGCCCGCCGCCGGCCTGCTGACGCAGAGCTTTTCACGCTGGCACGGCGGGATCGATATCGCCGTCGATAACGGCACGATGGTCCATGCCACGCACAGCGGCAGCGTGATCTTCGCGGGCTGGCGCACGGATGGTTACGGCAACCTGATCGTCGTGCAAAACGGGCGCTTCATCACCTACTACGGCCACCTGCGCGACATCGCCGTGCATCAGGGCGACTGGGTAGCGCGCGGCGCGATCATCGGGGAGGCAGGCAGCACCGGCAACAGCAGCGGCCCGCACGTGCATTACGAAATCCGCCTCGACGACGTGCCAATCGATCCACAGACGTTCGATAAGCGCGGCTTCACGCCGTGCTAGTCCCACCCGGTCAAGCCCCAGTTATTGGGAGCGTGTGTCCGCCCCATGCATCCTGGGAAAAATGATAAAATAGAAGCAGCGATCCGCTCACACAGGAGAAACTCGATGCTGAAAAAGCGTTACCTGAAAAATGGCCCGGTAAAAGTAGATTTTGTGCTGCCAGACGCCGTCGCCCAGATGGCAAAAACAGTTTTTCTGGTGGGCGATTTCAATAACTGGGACGAGCAGGCCACGCCGATGAATCAGACGAAGGGCGGTTCATTTAAGGTCACGCTCGACCTCGAGCCGGACCGGAATTATCAGTTTCGCTATCTGGTGAACGGCAACCAGTGGCACAACGATTGGGACGCGGACGCCTACGCACCAAACCCGTTCAGCGGCGACAATTCCGTGCTCTCGACACACCGGACCGACGGCAGTTAACGCCGGATATTCGACCTCACCGCCACGCGATGCGGCGCTAACGCTCTGGTGCGGCAGCCATATGTCTGCCGTCAACCGGCCTTATCTTCCGCCCGTACCCCGGTTCCCACCCGTACGGGCGGACGTTTGCCACGCACTGAAGGAGATGCCCTGCCCATGATCCATTTTGGACGCGAAGTCACCGGCCATCTGGAAACCGTGCTGCGCCGTGAATGGCTGGTCACCAACGGGATTGGCGGCTATGCCATGGGCGCGGTCGGAGGCGCACGCACGCGCCGCTATCACAGCCTGCTCACTGCTTCGCTCCAACCCCCGACGCGCCGCACGGTGATGGTCGGCAGCCTGGATGCGTGGGTCGAGATCAACGGGCGGCGCTCGCCGCTGGTCACGCACGAATGGGCCGCCGGGGTCGTGCTGCCCGACGGCTACCGCCACCTGGAGAGTTTCACGCTGGACGGCGCGATCCCGACCTTCACGTGGTCCCTGGGCGACGTGCAGCTCGTGCAGCGCATCTGGATGGCACACGGGCAGAACACGACTTACATCACCTACACCTACACGCGCGGATCGTCCAATATCCGTCTTCTCCTCAAGCCGCTGTGCACCTACCGCGACCACCATAAGGTGACCAAGGGCGGCTTCCGCGTGGATATCAACCCGGTCACGTCGCCGTGGGTGGAAGGTCGCGCGCTGGCCGTGCAGGTCTACCCGGAACGCGCGCACGGTCCGGCGCAGCCGTTCCGCATCCTCGCCAACCAGGGCAAGTTTGAGCCGGGGCCGGAATGGTGGTGGTCCTTCCACCTGGCGCGCGAAGAAGACAGCGGTCTGGACGACCAGGAAGACCTGTTCGCGGCGGGCACGCTGGTGGCGGACGTGAAACCCGGCGCCACGCTGGCGATGGCCTTCACCGCCGCCGCTACCGATCCGGTCCCGTGGAAAGAGGCATACGAGGGCGAGCAGCAGCGGCAGATCCGGCTGGTCGGGCGCGCGGACGCCACCGACGCGCCGGACTGGATCCGGCAGCTCGTGCTGGCCGCCGACCAGTTCATCGTCACGCGCGACATCGAAGGCGAGACGGGCACCAGCATCCTGGCCGGATATCCCTGGTTCAGTGATTGGGGCCGCGACGCGATGATCGCGCTGCCGGGGCTGACCCTGGTCACCGGGCGCTATGAGGACGGCGCGCGCATCCTGCGCACCTTCGCGCGCTACGTGGATCACGGCATGTTGCCCAACCGCTTTCCCGACGCCGGGGACGCGCCCGAATACAACACCGTGGACGCGGCGCTGTGGTATTTCCAGGCCGCCTATGCCTATTATCAGGCGTGCGGCCAGTCGCACCCGCTGATCCGCGAGCTGTATCCGGCCCTGCTCGACATCCTCAACTGGTATCAAAAGGGCACGCGCTTCAGCATCCACCAGGACCCGGAAGACGGTCTGCTCTACGCGGGCGAAGGGGGCACGCAGCTTACCTGGATGGACGTAAAAATCGACGACTGGGTGGTGACGCCGCGCGTCGGCAAGCCGGTCGAGATCAATGCGCTGTGGTACAACGCGCTGCGCATCACCGCCGAGCTGGCGTCCGCGCTGGGCAATGACGCCGACGCCGCACGCTTCACGCAGGACGCGGACCGGGTCTACGCCAGCTTCAACGACCGCTTCTGGTACAGCGGCGGCTACCTCTACGACGTGGTGGATAGCCCCGACGGCGACGATCCCACGCTGCGCCCCAACCAGATCTTCGCCGTGTCGCTGCCGTTCCCGCTGCTCGAAAGCGAGCACGCCCGCGCCGTGGTGAGCATCTGCGCGGGCGAGTTGGTAACGTCCTATGGGCTGCGCAGCCTGCCGCCCGACGAAAACGATTACGTAGGCCATTACGGCGGGGATCGCGTGCAGCGCGACGTGAGCTATCACCAGGGCACGGCGTGGAGCTGGCTGCTCGGCCCGTTCGTCAGCGCTCACTACCGCGCCTACGGGGACGCGCGCGCCGCCTTCAGCTATTTGGAGCCGCTGGCCGATCACCTACGCGATCACGGCCTGGGCACGATCAGCGAGATTTTCGACGCCGATCCGTCGCACGCGCCGCGCGGGTGCGTCGCGCAAGCATGGAGCGTGGGCGAAGTGCTGCGCGCGTGGCACGCGCTGCGGCCCATGCTCCAGCCGGACTCGCCCGGCCACCCGAACGGCTGCGCGTAGCAGCAGGCGATTAGCGGTTAGCGATCAGCCAAAAGCGACACATCCGAGAACCGGTAGGGGCGTATAGCAATACGCCCCATCATCAGGGTTCCCGCATGGCCGCGATCCGCGAGAGCAGATCGAGCGCCAGCGGGCCGTGTGACTGGAACGAATCGGGGGTCAGGGCATGAATATCCACCCACAGCGGGCGATCCAGCCCTTCCTCTACAGGGTACTCCAGGCTGCCAAGTTGGGTGTCACGCGGGTAGCCCTGGTAATAAAACATAAACCCGTGGAACGCCTGATCGAGCGGATCGTAATAAAGGAAGTCGGTTTCAAAATGCAAAAACGGTCCCACCTCGACGTACAGACCGGTCTCCTCCGCGACTTCGCGTACCAGGGCGGCCTGAATGTCCTCGCCCGGCTCGATTCCGCCGCCGGGCAGTACGTATTTGTGCGTGCAGCTCGCTTCCGCCACCAGCAGCCGCCCCTCGTAAACGATCAGTCCGTACACCGAGGGCCGCTGGATCAGGGTATCGGCAGGCACGAGACGGGTTTCATTGTATAGTGTCCGGCATGGAATGAGCGTCATCAGGTCCTCCCTGAAGTAATACACCGCCAGAGGGTCGATTGCTCGCCTGCTGGCCCTGTGCTGAAACAGCGCAACGAAAAAGAGCGGAGAGTCGCCCCTCCGCCCTTCCGGTTTCAGTCCCATGTCGTCAGCCGATCACGAACGGCTTTTGCCGTTCAACCACTCACTGAAAACTGACGACTGACAACTGCTTTTGCTCTAGTGCCGCGACCGGAGCTTGACCTGCTCCCCGGAATGGATCACGCCCTGCGGGTACTGTTCCAGAATGTCCGCCGCATCGAGATCCGTGCCGACCACCGCGCTGCGCTCCACGACGAAGTTCGGAGGCACGGTCGTGTTCTTGCCCACGCACGCAATCGCCAGATCGCCCACGTCAGCGGCCTCGCCCACGCGCGCGCCGTAACTCACCACGACGCCCTTATCGATCACCGAACGCTCGATGCGCGCGCCCTTCTCGATGTAGCTGTCGGTGAGGATCACGCTTTCGTACACGTAGGCGTCCGGGCCGACGTACACACCCGGCGAGATCACACTGCGCACCACGTGCGCCCCTGCGGAGATCACCGCGCCGTCCGTGATCATGCTGTCCTCGATGATCGCGCCCGCTTCGATGCGGACCGGGGGACGCTCTTCACTGCGGGTATGGATGATCCACGAGCGGTCGTTGAGGTCCAGCGAGGGCGGCGCATCGAGCAGATCCATGTGCGCTTCCCAGTACGCGTCGATGGTCCCCACGTCGATCCAGTAGCCGCCGAACGGGTAGGCGATGACCTTCATACCCTTGGCGATCATGCTGGGAATGATGTTATAGCCGAAGTCGTGGCGCGAATCGTCCTTCAGCGCATCTTCCATCAGCATCTCGTCGAGCACGCCCGTCTTGAAGACGTACACGCCCATGTTCGCCAGATCGCCGGGCGGCTCGGCGGGCTTCTCGACGAAGTCCACGATGTGGTTGTGCTCGTTGACGGCCATGATGCCGTAACGCGAGGCCTCATCCATCGGCACGCGGATCACACACACGGTCGCGTCG contains:
- the mgtE gene encoding magnesium transporter, whose translation is METPILDDILARVRDALERDDIADAVNVLEGMRPPDQAELFAELEDDHQLALLPELDPTDSADILEKLDEAEAAELASALSTETLAHIIDEMEPDEAADLLGDIDPDQARDVLAAMDDSDEIHPLMLHADDSAGGLMTSDFLALRRRMTAGEALQAIRDWQPESESIYHLFVVDAQNTLVGVVSLRQLILAGPTTPLTDLMDSDVISVTVGTDQEECARVMSRYDLVALPVVDAQRKLVGVVTIDDVVDVLVDEATEDIQRMGGAQPLNRSYLESSVTRVMRTRISWLLMLFVTESLTGTVLRHFEGELSQVVALSFFVPLLIGTGGNAGSQTTSTIIRALAVGELKWSDAMHALWHELRVGILLGLGMAIVAYVRALTWGTSSDLALTISLTIFTIVVWANGLGSLLPMLATRLHIDPTVVSGPVMSTLVDATGLFIYFSIARIIMGL
- a CDS encoding M23 family metallopeptidase — its product is MFSPRSNPVRQRLALAALALVASGVTFALVILAARWPLGRHAETSVPALSVAYATSLPTPIALYAAIDPALIPAYEAARQGDREVGFLSREIAPVGVYLPAGNTLAFELPTSTPSSTPTQTPTVTPSPTITPTATATPTITPSPTKGHSPAVAAPTDLPPSATPSATITAIPSPTPHPTATPLASFTPAPVALLSPPGVTCAPTGWPAAGLLTQSFSRWHGGIDIAVDNGTMVHATHSGSVIFAGWRTDGYGNLIVVQNGRFITYYGHLRDIAVHQGDWVARGAIIGEAGSTGNSSGPHVHYEIRLDDVPIDPQTFDKRGFTPC
- a CDS encoding isoamylase early set domain-containing protein; this encodes MLKKRYLKNGPVKVDFVLPDAVAQMAKTVFLVGDFNNWDEQATPMNQTKGGSFKVTLDLEPDRNYQFRYLVNGNQWHNDWDADAYAPNPFSGDNSVLSTHRTDGS
- a CDS encoding amylo-alpha-1,6-glucosidase is translated as MIHFGREVTGHLETVLRREWLVTNGIGGYAMGAVGGARTRRYHSLLTASLQPPTRRTVMVGSLDAWVEINGRRSPLVTHEWAAGVVLPDGYRHLESFTLDGAIPTFTWSLGDVQLVQRIWMAHGQNTTYITYTYTRGSSNIRLLLKPLCTYRDHHKVTKGGFRVDINPVTSPWVEGRALAVQVYPERAHGPAQPFRILANQGKFEPGPEWWWSFHLAREEDSGLDDQEDLFAAGTLVADVKPGATLAMAFTAAATDPVPWKEAYEGEQQRQIRLVGRADATDAPDWIRQLVLAADQFIVTRDIEGETGTSILAGYPWFSDWGRDAMIALPGLTLVTGRYEDGARILRTFARYVDHGMLPNRFPDAGDAPEYNTVDAALWYFQAAYAYYQACGQSHPLIRELYPALLDILNWYQKGTRFSIHQDPEDGLLYAGEGGTQLTWMDVKIDDWVVTPRVGKPVEINALWYNALRITAELASALGNDADAARFTQDADRVYASFNDRFWYSGGYLYDVVDSPDGDDPTLRPNQIFAVSLPFPLLESEHARAVVSICAGELVTSYGLRSLPPDENDYVGHYGGDRVQRDVSYHQGTAWSWLLGPFVSAHYRAYGDARAAFSYLEPLADHLRDHGLGTISEIFDADPSHAPRGCVAQAWSVGEVLRAWHALRPMLQPDSPGHPNGCA
- a CDS encoding NUDIX domain-containing protein — its product is MTLIPCRTLYNETRLVPADTLIQRPSVYGLIVYEGRLLVAEASCTHKYVLPGGGIEPGEDIQAALVREVAEETGLYVEVGPFLHFETDFLYYDPLDQAFHGFMFYYQGYPRDTQLGSLEYPVEEGLDRPLWVDIHALTPDSFQSHGPLALDLLSRIAAMREP
- a CDS encoding glucose-1-phosphate adenylyltransferase encodes the protein MRARAVILAGGEGSRLGVLTAKRAKPAVPFAGKYRIIDFVLSNCVNSGIFDVLVLTQYRPHSLNEHIALGRPWDLDRSFTGGVKLLQPYQGRFDTDWYAGTADAVTQNLNFVRRSHPRNTVILSGDHIYEMDYDMLIDFHEENNADATVCVIRVPMDEASRYGIMAVNEHNHIVDFVEKPAEPPGDLANMGVYVFKTGVLDEMLMEDALKDDSRHDFGYNIIPSMIAKGMKVIAYPFGGYWIDVGTIDAYWEAHMDLLDAPPSLDLNDRSWIIHTRSEERPPVRIEAGAIIEDSMITDGAVISAGAHVVRSVISPGVYVGPDAYVYESVILTDSYIEKGARIERSVIDKGVVVSYGARVGEAADVGDLAIACVGKNTTVPPNFVVERSAVVGTDLDAADILEQYPQGVIHSGEQVKLRSRH